One genomic region from Vannielia litorea encodes:
- the ihfA gene encoding integration host factor subunit alpha → MAGKTLTRMDLSEAVFREVGLSRNESAQLVETVLNHMSDALVKGESVKISSFGTFSVREKAARVGRNPKTGQEVPISPRRVLTFRPSHLMKDRVADGNRK, encoded by the coding sequence ATGGCCGGCAAGACGTTGACGCGGATGGATCTGAGTGAGGCGGTGTTCCGTGAGGTGGGCCTGAGCCGCAATGAAAGCGCCCAGCTGGTGGAGACGGTGCTGAACCACATGTCCGACGCGCTGGTGAAGGGCGAGAGCGTGAAGATCTCTTCCTTCGGCACCTTCTCGGTGCGCGAGAAGGCCGCCCGCGTGGGCCGCAACCCCAAGACCGGACAAGAAGTGCCGATCAGCCCCCGCCGGGTGCTGACCTTCCGCCCCAGCCATCTGATGAAGGACCGGGTTGCGGACGGCAACCGCAAGTGA
- the rpmF gene encoding 50S ribosomal protein L32 — translation MAVPQNKITKSRRNMRRSHDALVADNPAECSNCGELKRPHHVCGACGHYDDKEIVAAADEIDFDEDAA, via the coding sequence ATGGCTGTCCCTCAGAATAAGATCACCAAGTCGCGCCGCAACATGCGCCGTTCGCATGATGCGCTGGTGGCTGACAATCCCGCCGAGTGCTCCAACTGCGGCGAGCTGAAGCGCCCCCACCACGTGTGCGGCGCCTGCGGCCACTACGACGACAAGGAAATCGTCGCTGCTGCCGACGAGATCGACTTCGACGAAGACGCTGCTTGA
- a CDS encoding MerR family transcriptional regulator, translating into MGKAPDAFRTISEVADWLGVQTHVLRFWESKFTQVKPLKRAGGRRYYRPADMELLGGIRKLLHEDGLTIKGAQKFIRENGVKAVAELSPPVEDEGDLPAGVPTEAAAAMMPEAEAEVHVHAVETQDTPEAPVDVTGEAPAPAVEPEPEGYFDAVDVTGEDAAPAVQPEPEGYFDAVDVSAEETAPAAEPEISETVDVTGEAPAPAAEPEPEGYFDAVDVTGEEPAPAAEPESEAAEVANLFDDEPEDPADDVSTPAAESDEDEELALPSFIRKPMDGQETTVPPLTPGPLPLGEEDRVGEAAPEEIDSRFAGVGAGEVPDRAPKPEAEEPANAPVDFVAAVAPDPEMPLPQQITASDEAALDAAALRPLYDRLLALRARMG; encoded by the coding sequence ATGGGTAAAGCGCCAGACGCCTTTCGCACCATCTCTGAAGTGGCCGACTGGCTGGGCGTGCAGACCCATGTTCTGCGCTTCTGGGAAAGCAAGTTCACACAGGTGAAACCGCTGAAGCGGGCCGGTGGGCGGCGGTATTACCGCCCCGCCGATATGGAGCTGTTGGGCGGTATCCGAAAGCTGCTGCATGAGGACGGGCTGACCATCAAGGGCGCCCAGAAGTTCATCCGCGAGAACGGGGTGAAGGCGGTGGCCGAGTTGTCGCCGCCGGTCGAGGACGAGGGCGATTTGCCCGCCGGTGTTCCGACCGAGGCGGCGGCTGCGATGATGCCCGAGGCGGAGGCCGAGGTGCATGTGCATGCGGTTGAAACGCAGGATACACCCGAGGCTCCGGTTGATGTGACCGGCGAGGCCCCTGCCCCCGCCGTTGAGCCGGAACCCGAGGGATACTTTGACGCCGTCGATGTGACAGGCGAGGACGCTGCGCCCGCGGTGCAGCCTGAGCCGGAGGGATATTTCGACGCGGTGGATGTCTCTGCCGAAGAGACAGCGCCTGCTGCAGAGCCGGAGATTTCGGAGACGGTGGACGTGACCGGCGAGGCTCCTGCACCAGCGGCAGAACCCGAGCCGGAAGGCTATTTCGATGCGGTCGATGTAACCGGCGAGGAACCTGCGCCTGCGGCTGAGCCGGAAAGCGAAGCGGCGGAAGTTGCGAATCTCTTTGACGACGAGCCAGAAGACCCTGCTGACGACGTGAGCACACCGGCGGCGGAGAGCGACGAGGATGAGGAATTGGCGCTGCCGAGCTTCATCCGCAAGCCGATGGACGGGCAGGAAACCACCGTGCCGCCGCTCACCCCCGGCCCGCTGCCGCTTGGCGAAGAGGACCGCGTGGGCGAAGCTGCGCCGGAGGAAATTGACAGCCGGTTTGCGGGTGTGGGTGCGGGCGAAGTGCCCGACCGTGCGCCCAAACCCGAGGCGGAAGAGCCTGCCAACGCGCCGGTGGATTTTGTCGCCGCCGTCGCGCCGGACCCCGAGATGCCCCTGCCCCAGCAGATCACCGCGAGCGATGAGGCCGCGCTGGATGCCGCCGCCCTGCGACCGCTCTACGACCGTTTGCTGGCGCTGCGGGCGCGGATGGGGTGA
- a CDS encoding YceD family protein, whose product MTAGADARVIRLADLTVKRPTGFDLEPGAEDLGRLADELGLLALRKLRFSGTLSPVGKRDWRLEADLGATVVQPCVVTLDPVTTRIEEKVRRRYMAEFSFPEEEEAEMPEDDEAEPLPASLDLAEVMQEALALALPAFPRAEGVELGEAVFTEPGAEPMTEEKVKPFAGLADLKKRMEE is encoded by the coding sequence ATGACGGCAGGAGCTGACGCCCGGGTGATCCGGCTCGCGGATCTGACGGTAAAGCGCCCGACAGGGTTTGATCTGGAGCCCGGCGCGGAGGACCTGGGGCGGCTGGCCGATGAGCTGGGCCTGCTGGCGCTGCGCAAGCTGCGCTTTTCGGGCACGCTGAGCCCGGTGGGCAAGCGCGATTGGCGGCTGGAGGCCGACCTTGGCGCGACCGTGGTGCAGCCCTGCGTGGTCACGTTGGATCCGGTGACGACACGGATAGAGGAGAAGGTGCGCCGCCGTTACATGGCGGAGTTCTCCTTTCCGGAAGAGGAAGAAGCGGAGATGCCCGAGGATGATGAGGCCGAGCCGCTGCCCGCCAGCCTCGATCTGGCCGAGGTGATGCAGGAGGCGCTGGCCCTTGCCCTGCCCGCCTTTCCACGCGCCGAGGGCGTTGAGCTGGGCGAGGCGGTGTTTACCGAGCCGGGCGCGGAGCCGATGACCGAGGAGAAGGTGAAGCCCTTTGCCGGGCTGGCCGATCTGAAGAAACGGATGGAAGAGTAG
- the plsX gene encoding phosphate acyltransferase PlsX, whose product MSDAADIQAPKLPALSGRVVISVDAMGGDAGPAAVVAGIAKSAAKNPDIAFILHGPAAELRPLVEKRKLASRVVIRDASGVVKMDDKPSQVMRHGKDTSMWATIQAVEKGEASVAVSCGNTGALMAVSMLRLRKIEGVNRPAIACLWPSRNPQGFNIMLDVGADIRADQQDLLQYALMGMSYARNGMGLKRPRVGLLNVGTEEHKGRAELKVAHDMIQDAAAKNDFDFVGFVEGGDIPSDRVDVIVTDGFTGNIALKTGEGTAKLIGQFLREAFKHTPLSRLAALLALTSLKRLNKRIDPRRVNGGVFLGLNGTVVKSHGGADATGVSAAIKLAFTLAQSRFSERLAARLASVGHAGQDAPDNE is encoded by the coding sequence ATGAGTGACGCCGCCGACATCCAAGCTCCAAAGCTCCCGGCCCTTTCGGGCCGGGTTGTCATTTCTGTCGATGCGATGGGCGGCGATGCAGGCCCGGCTGCCGTGGTGGCCGGGATCGCGAAGTCTGCTGCCAAGAATCCCGATATTGCCTTCATCCTGCACGGCCCTGCCGCCGAGCTGCGCCCGCTGGTGGAAAAGCGAAAGCTGGCCAGCCGCGTGGTGATCCGCGATGCGAGCGGCGTGGTGAAGATGGATGACAAGCCGAGCCAGGTCATGCGGCACGGCAAGGACACCTCGATGTGGGCCACGATCCAGGCCGTCGAGAAGGGCGAGGCCTCGGTGGCGGTGAGCTGCGGCAATACCGGGGCGCTGATGGCCGTGAGCATGCTCCGGCTGCGCAAGATCGAGGGCGTGAACCGCCCGGCCATCGCCTGCCTCTGGCCCTCGCGCAACCCGCAGGGCTTCAACATCATGCTCGACGTCGGCGCCGATATTCGCGCCGACCAGCAGGACCTGCTGCAATACGCTCTGATGGGCATGAGTTACGCCCGCAACGGCATGGGGCTGAAGCGCCCGCGCGTGGGCCTGCTGAACGTGGGCACCGAAGAGCACAAGGGCCGCGCCGAACTGAAGGTGGCCCATGACATGATTCAGGATGCCGCCGCGAAAAACGATTTCGACTTTGTCGGTTTCGTCGAGGGCGGCGACATTCCGAGCGACCGGGTCGATGTGATCGTGACCGATGGCTTCACCGGCAATATCGCGCTGAAGACCGGCGAGGGCACTGCCAAGCTGATTGGCCAGTTCCTCCGCGAGGCCTTCAAGCACACGCCGCTGAGCCGCCTTGCCGCCCTGCTCGCGCTCACCTCGCTGAAGCGCCTGAACAAGCGGATCGACCCGCGCCGCGTGAATGGCGGGGTCTTCCTTGGGCTCAACGGCACCGTGGTCAAGAGCCATGGCGGGGCCGATGCCACCGGGGTTTCGGCGGCGATCAAACTGGCCTTCACTCTCGCCCAGTCGCGCTTCAGTGAGCGGCTGGCGGCGCGCCTTGCATCGGTGGGCCACGCGGGGCAGGATGCGCCGGATAACGAATGA
- a CDS encoding beta-ketoacyl-ACP synthase III produces MVVRAVVRGVGHYLPERVVPNAWFEDRLDTSNEWIVSRSGIERRHFAAPGETTSQMAAHAARNALAQAGLEPSDIDAVVVATSSPDFTFPSAATMVQAELGMEGGFAFDIQAVCAGFVYALSNAQGLILGGQAKRVLVIGAETFSRLLDMEDRATCVLFGDGAGALVLEAAEGEGTVEDRGILATDLNSDGRYRELLYVDGGVSTTRTTGFLRMEGKEVFRHAVEKLAATAHTALEKAGLSDENVDWLVPHQANLRIITATAKKMGLPMEKVVVTVQDHGNTSAASIPLALSVGVAEGKIQPGQIVVCEAIGGGLAWGAVVLRW; encoded by the coding sequence ATGGTGGTGCGAGCCGTTGTGAGAGGCGTCGGGCATTATCTGCCCGAGCGTGTGGTGCCTAATGCATGGTTCGAGGACCGGCTGGACACCTCCAACGAATGGATCGTGTCGCGCTCCGGCATCGAGCGCCGCCACTTTGCCGCGCCGGGCGAGACCACCAGCCAGATGGCCGCCCATGCCGCCCGCAATGCGCTGGCGCAGGCCGGGTTGGAGCCATCGGATATCGACGCCGTCGTGGTCGCCACCTCCTCCCCCGATTTCACCTTCCCCTCCGCCGCAACGATGGTGCAGGCCGAACTGGGCATGGAGGGCGGATTTGCCTTTGATATTCAGGCGGTGTGCGCCGGGTTCGTCTATGCGCTCTCGAACGCGCAGGGGCTGATCCTCGGCGGACAGGCCAAGCGGGTGCTGGTGATCGGCGCCGAGACCTTCAGCCGCCTGCTCGACATGGAGGACCGCGCCACCTGCGTGCTGTTCGGCGATGGCGCGGGCGCGCTGGTGCTGGAGGCTGCCGAGGGCGAGGGCACGGTAGAGGACCGGGGCATCTTGGCCACCGATCTCAACTCCGATGGCCGCTACCGCGAGCTGCTTTATGTTGATGGCGGGGTCTCGACCACGCGGACCACGGGCTTTTTGCGGATGGAGGGTAAGGAGGTGTTCCGCCATGCCGTCGAGAAGCTGGCCGCCACCGCCCATACCGCGCTGGAAAAGGCCGGGCTGAGCGACGAGAACGTGGACTGGCTGGTGCCGCATCAGGCCAACCTGCGGATCATCACCGCCACTGCCAAGAAGATGGGCCTGCCGATGGAAAAGGTCGTGGTGACCGTTCAGGACCACGGCAACACCTCTGCCGCCTCGATCCCGCTGGCGCTCTCGGTCGGTGTGGCCGAGGGCAAGATCCAGCCCGGGCAGATCGTGGTCTGCGAAGCGATCGGCGGCGGCCTCGCCTGGGGTGCGGTGGTGCTGCGCTGGTAG
- a CDS encoding outer membrane protein assembly factor BamE, whose protein sequence is MLLALVLSLAACTARMRNHGYTPSDADLAQIQVGVDTRESVVEAVGSPAGYGVQRESGFYYISARTRTWGPREPEFVDRQLLAISFDPSGRVSNIERFTLRDGNVVALSRRVTDSNIKGVSFLRQLLGNLGRFRAEDFLD, encoded by the coding sequence ATGCTGCTGGCGCTGGTTCTGTCGCTGGCTGCCTGCACGGCGCGCATGCGCAACCACGGCTATACACCGTCCGATGCGGACCTTGCGCAAATCCAGGTTGGCGTGGACACCCGCGAAAGCGTGGTCGAGGCCGTGGGTTCGCCCGCAGGCTACGGCGTGCAGCGCGAATCCGGCTTCTATTACATTTCCGCCCGCACCCGCACATGGGGCCCGCGCGAGCCGGAGTTCGTGGACCGTCAGCTTCTGGCGATCTCCTTCGACCCGTCTGGCCGCGTGAGCAACATTGAGCGCTTCACCCTGCGCGACGGCAACGTGGTCGCCCTGTCGCGCCGCGTGACCGACAGCAACATCAAGGGTGTGAGCTTCCTGCGTCAGCTTCTGGGCAACCTCGGCCGCTTCCGCGCCGAAGACTTCCTCGACTGA